The Ricinus communis isolate WT05 ecotype wild-type chromosome 8, ASM1957865v1, whole genome shotgun sequence sequence ctttttaaaatattttttttttgataagcCAGTCTATTCAAGATACTCTATAACACATATTGAGAGCATGCTTactgaaattttattttttcttttttgtacgATCTGTGCAATCCAAATTGGTGCTAAGACTTTTTCCTATGCTTCGTGCTAAGGTTTTCTCTGGGTTGAGAAAATCTTCTTGCTCCTTGGTTCAAGTAGTTATCTATGTTGATCACTACCTCATATTGATTTAGAACTGAGGTTAATCTTTGTGAAGGTTATTCATTGCAAAAATAATGGACTGGATGAACgactatataatattattatttgcagttTGTGTAGGCCTTGATAGATGTAATGATTTAGATCAGTGTTTCTCTTGAGCTCCATAATGATTTAGATCAGTGTTTCTCTTGGGCTCCAAAATGATTTAGATCAGTGTTTCTCTTGGGCTCCaatgataatgatattttcCTGCTTTCAGCTTGGAGTATTTGAAATGTCCCAATCTGGTCTGCAATCTGTCTCAAATCCAAGTGAGATATTTCTAAGTGAGCAGTACTTAGGTTCAGAGGTTTTAGTCGGACTAGCTGTTGCCGTAATAATGGATGGATCTCGAAGTTTCCTTATTGAAATTCAGGTTATCTTCTTTATATCATGTCTtctctttactttttttccAGTTTTGCAACCTGATCTGATTATCATGCGGATAACATTGATGATGATTGTACTTTTTCTTACTCCCCCTATTCTGTGCATCTGAATGATCCTTTAATTACATTATTACTTCCTGATTTTACTAGGCATTGTGTGCCACTGGTTCATCAGTTTCAAGGCATGTTAACGGGATTCAAGCGAACAGAGCTGACATGATTATTTCAGTAAGTGATTTAAAAGGTTTAGAAAGATTTAGGTGCATGCCATGCCATCTCTGCTATGTGGTTTATTGCATTTGTTCTTGTTTAGATTACAAAATTTCTTGGTCATGGTATTAAAATTGTATTCACAAATGATAATCTCTTTATGTGCGTGTGTATGTATACACACACGCGTTCATGCATGGAAGTTGACTTTTATCATTTGAAACGGTACTACTTATTgtcttgtttgtttgtttgtaaTAATTTGAAGATGTAGGGATTCAAGATTGTGGTTAAGATGTACTTTGTGTTAGATGTAGCTATTgccaatttaattttgatatcaCATCTTCATATGCAGGTTCTTAAGAAGCAAGCTGGTCTAATGCTCCAAGATAATGTAAGTTGACATTtacattttcaatttcatttgattttttctttgatctgcttttccatttcttcttttcaaagCTTGTCTTGGCTTcccttttttcaattttcatcaagCTTTAGAGATTCCAAATAGTGACGGCTAATCAGGGAAATATATAACAGTGTTGAATACATTGTGCTAGTTATATAAAGTggctttgtttttattaacttttcaaatttatgGTGCTGAGGTCAAAGAATTTTACACATGTTAAGGAGGCATAAGTCGAGGAATGTGAACAATAACAATAGAGATTGTACAGTCATTTTAAAGTATAGGCTCAAACATGCTTAGCATAGAATTCTGTATAATGAGAGAACTTAAAACGAATGTTTTTGTGAAATCCTACAACATTTACCttatcttcttttatcttctcaagaaaaaggaaatcttTGTTTCTTATGCATGTTAGAAAAATGGTTTTGGATGAGGTATGTTGGGATCTTTGCAATTTTATGCTTTGGGagcattaaatttttagcaatatttaaaaatagggcaaataacaaaaaaaatcctaaaatttGTTGGCATTTTTAGTTTCATATATTCTCTTAGTTTCATCAATTGTGGTTGTAAATGGCAATGTTTGTGGCAACATTTTCTGGGAGTGTGGTAATGCACAAATGAAGCTTATGTCGAAGCTCAGATGGCAAGAAGGAActtctaattctttttcttttgcaatgtAAGTGAtagaaaaattagtttttaaaaattttaattcaaaaaggTATATATgtttagtttttaaaagaattaaaccAAAATCATATCCTGTATTACCAATAGAGCAAAGAAGTTAAAATTATGTTCTTTCACCAGTTTGATTTTGCCATATAGGCTCCACCTGTACATTGACATTGTCAGCTACTACAATCCATCATTAGATTACCTACAtctattatcatattaaaattaaaggttAATTACTATTTAGCTCTTTAGGTTAGGCCTATTACACTAATCGAGATGTGTATTTGCTTTATACATTGAAACCCACTAGAGTTTTTATGTTACTTGCTGCTATCCCCCTCCATCTAAAATCAATGCAACCACAAGGAATAACTTGGTAAAAGAATTGCGATGTGATCCTTTAACTTATTATGAAGTATCAAGCTCGtctgaaatttattttttaaaatgttattcttagtacaaattaattttagtatttaaaaaaaatatttaattacttgctctaatttttttagcaCAAATTAGTCCTATCAAgatttaaacattttaaaaacaCCTAGTTCTAGAACAACATTATTAATTTGctatatgatttaattttaaattattaaaataaataagtactTCTACAtggaattttttatttttgttagataCTAGGATTAAagtttcaaaaagaaaaaagatattagGGTACTAAAAGTGAAAATCTTactctaataaaaatattggacgagtttgatacttgataataaattaaagaatcaaattgcaattcttttatcaatttagtccaaaggCTGAAAACGGACGAGTATAACAATCTGAAAATTAGAGGggaatttaatctaataaaaaagttGGGATAACCAATGCAATAGGCATAATCTCAGGGGGTAAGTAGTAACtaacctaaaattttataacctGGATTGAATTAAATGATTGGAAAAAAGTGCCTAATTGAATGATTGGAAAAGAGTGGCTAAAGGTCATGATGGTTTTGGTCATTTGACCTTGGAAAtatcttatataatatttgcAATTTAATGGTTTTGCAAGTATTGTTACTTGAGGACCATTGGGattgactttttctttttcctttgaatcAGGATATCTTTTTGAATGTTGTTAGCGGGGTCACACTAACTGAGACTGCTGGGGATCTTGCAATAGCAGCTGCAATTTGCAGTAGGCAAGTCTTTTCTTATCAGTTcttttcattctcttttttgtctttgtgAGGCTGGTTATGATTAAACTTTAAATTGAAGATGACTTCTTTGTTTTTTCCAATGCAATGACTAAAGAGAGAATTAAGGTTCCAGGATTAGAACTTATTCTTATTTGAGGAGCCTTTCTAAGTTATAGTAGTTTTTCCTAAGTTAGAAACTTTTATTCCTTATAATTGTAAAATTGTGTCAGACCACTTAAAGATTCTTGCTGGATGTTCAGAAAAAGTAAGCCAGTCTCTTGCAAGTTTATTGACAAGACTTAGTGaagctaaatattttaagatattaattcACTTACTATAGGAACCCAGAGAACACAGTTGATATAACACACAAGTATCCTACTTTAAGAGAAACTACCCGTTAATTAAAGAGgttattgaataaatttgGAGTTCTAGTCCTCAAATTTTTTACTCTCTTCTtgtatcaaaatttatatgttaatttatatattttaagtaacataaaacaaacatttatttaataacgCGAATAATGCTTTAGCAGCTGTAAGAAATATTATCTGCATTTTTCCATCCTTTCTGTCTCTGTTCCCTCGCATTTGTACTTGCTGCATGTAAATGTTGAATGGTTGATGTTTGTTGTTCTTTGACACCTCAGTTTCTTGGAGTTTCCTATTCCCAATAATGTGGCATTCATTGGAGAAATTGGCCTTGGTGGGGAGCTTCGCACGGTAATTATCTGTGGTATTTTAATACACAAGACTTAAAAAACACTATTGAACATAATGAATTGCCTCGTttgtaagattttatttttttctacttCTAAAAACTCATGTTTATGTCATTGATATCATTTCTGTATTTTCAAACCAATTGTATGAAGTAGCATTCTCTTTCTAAGATTCTCTGAATTTTTGCTTCTCACATccaacttaaaagatacattTTGAAATGGAACAAAGACAGATGCTGACAAATTCTAATACTGCTGATTCTCTTTAGTTAGCTAAATGGAAATAATGTTACTGGAGCCATTTTTATCTATATCTATCATGATATTGCAGGTGCCCAGAATGGAAAAAAGAGTACATACAGTGGCAAAATTGGGATATAAAATGTGTATTGttcccaaatcagctaataaATATCTTTCAAATTTAGCTTTTGAGGGGATACAAATCATTGGCTGTGCTAACCTGAGACAAGTCATTGATGCGGTTTTCACGAAGCAGAGATGAAGTGAAGTTGGAAAAGATGATTTGGATGTGGACCAGTGAAGAAAGACATCCTATTGCCTTGTATGCGAGTTAACAGGTCTGCTATGCCTTTGTTTGTAAGTTTGTAGAGGTGTTAGATGTAAATATAgcattcttctctttttcctaTCGAATCTTTCTGGTATATGTTTCAGTTCCTTTTGTATCATCAGTGTTcacttcaattttttcttaacaTGTACATTTTTTCTTAACATCCTTTTGAGAATgcctaaaaatgaaaagtatgTCAGTTTTATATATCATGCTCGTGTTCATCCAGGATGTGGTTTTCTCCATGAGATTAAACGCTGATAAGATCCTTCTAAATTGTTTTGAGTGTTGGAAATTTATGATGCAGAGTAGGTTTAAAAGTTGGAGATGAAAGGGGGTATCAAGTTTAAAACATGGGCATCCTTGTTGGTCTGATTCTGTCTTGGTAATGCTGAGGGCTGCAGGGTTTTGTAGAGCTTGTGCTCGTTTCCTTTGGATGTGGATTGCGGAGTGCGGAGATGCATTTAGGTTTTCATAATGTATGAATTCAAGGCAATATGAATTGACATGTTTGCTCAGGCAACCTTCATTTTAAAGGAATGAGACTTGGTAGGTTTAATTACAGGAAGAGGgaattgtcaatattaataGCTTTGACAACCGAGCATGGTCCAAAGACAGCCCTACTTAGAGAAACAGCCCTCTGCATTTCACCTATAAGATGCAATGCATATTGTGTTACCTTGGCTCAGCAGAACCGGTTGATGATGCTTCTCAGATAATCCTATAAGAAAAGAGTTTACTATGAAAGATTACTGGAATCATATcgtataaatattaaatctgGTGGCAATTTTGCCTGATTATAACCATGCGAGATGTATCCTTTTGAACAAGAGGCGagaggaagagaaaaaaaagaaagtaaaaaaggCTTGCTATGTGCTATATCCAGAGGCAAAAAGTTCACATAACAGCgctacaaaattaacccaaacgAAAGAATTTCACACTGCTAACTACAAATTTATAAGTGAATCAAACTACATTCTCTTGAAGAAGAATATAACTATTTCGAGATAAATTTCCATTCTGTTGACAAGAATTGATTCCATTTTTTTTAGAGGCTCGTACGTTATTCATATGTTATATATTGAAGCCTCTTCTTTTCTGAACCATGACATTTCATATGTTTTGTCTAACATTGAAACCTTGGTACATGTAAAAACTGGTTCGAGAGGAAGAAAAGTATGCTTTAGAAATTGGATCGTCCAAATCAAAGCTCTCAAATTGGCATGTAGTGCTGTTGTCCATTTTACTCAGCTGTCGTTGTATCTGCGTGATTCTCCCCATCTAGTAATGGGCTCTCAGGTTCTTCCTCTAATTTGTCCTCAATGACATGCATAGGATCCAGAAAGCTCGGTTGATTTGTTGAAGAAAGAAGCCTTGCCCACATTCTATCTGTAATCACAACCTTGTTCCTTCTCTCATTCACCCTCTGCATGAATACCATCACGAGAAAAGATACATGGGAAATATAGAATCTTGTTTAAGGTATGAGTTTGCACCTGAAAACCAATGATTATACAGGAATAACCATGAACTAATCATAGAGTAACTTACATGAAATGGTATGTGAGAGTGTCTTCCATTGACAGGTCCCACTGTGAACCCTGTATATCCTGCCATCGCACCGTGAATGGCACTGTGAGCTAGTAGGGTGCAGTAGACATTATCAGATGCATTGCTTGGAACCGCACGGATCATGTAAGTAGGATCTGCCATAAAAGCAATCTGTTGCTTATTGCAATTGAACGTAGATATGAGATACAAAGGAAAATCTTAGTTCACTAACCAATGTATTTGAGAGTGATATTCATCTTTTGGTCTTGTGAAAAGTGATCCTGCAAAGCAATTGCTTAATTGTTATTCCAACTTGAGGTTTTAGAGTAATGCACGTAAATAATGATATAGGTGTTTCAAACAGCTGCCATAAAATAGTCAAGGCCCTAGCATTCATACCTTAATCTTTTGGGAAATCCACAGACCAACATCTTGGAGTAGCCTGTTTCCTGAAGCATCCTGCTTGTCCATGGTTCGCATACTTTCTGAAAGAAGCTCTTGTCCGGCGCCTTCAGCAATCACAATAACCATGTGAGCATGTTCTTTCAGTCTTTTTCTGATGTATTCAAACAGTCCACCAGGGCCCTCAAGGTAGAAGGGTGATTCTGGAATCAAGCAACAGTCTACATCTCTGCTAGCAAGAGTTGCAAACATTGCTATAAATCCTGCAAGAAACTTATTTTAGACTCTTGAAAGCAGGAACAAGGTGAATTAGGTATCAAAACTGTGAAATGCTAGTGACATATGGTTCTCTAGCTAGCAACAGAGGTTATGTCTATTTGCACATTCACTGCCTGTTAAAGCACATGGATCTCTCCTTTACAATGTAACTTTATTCAGAAGCATAAAATGCAGAGCTTACCACTATACCGGCCCATTAACTTGACAACACCAATGCCATTCTCAAAGCTCTCTGCTTCAACATGTGCAGCATTAATTGCTCGCTGAGCCTCCTCAACCGCAGTATCGAAACCAAAGGACTTGTCTATAACCTGAATCACAGAAGTCCATAAATAACCATTAAGGCGAAAGTTCAAGTCTGCACTAAATTTTTCCTCGGAAGATTGGTTGACTGTTGTCATTGTCTAGAAATTTTGGCAAGTAGAATACCGGAATGTCATTATCAATGGTCTTTGGAATCCCAACCACAGCAACTTTGAGGCCTCGTCTTCTGATTTCCTGCTTGAAATCAAGTTGCAATAATAACTACATCTAatgtttgataaattttagaatGTTGTATTTTTCTACGCATTCAACTTGCTAATCAGCACAATTCATTGCCTAATACCCCGAATTTTcaccaaaaagaagaaaaaaacctTGTTAATTTGCAGACTACAATTACCTCAAAAATCACCGAAGCCCCCCTCTGAGTTCCATCTCCTCCAATTATGTAAACCTGAAATACATTATGTTATCATTCTTATCCATATAAAGGAATTGCTTGCTATGCTGGGAACGTGATTTAAGAGTGAATTACTGCTAGGCAGAAAACACAATTATATATACCTGATTGATGCCTCGGTCCTGAATGCTGTCAACTATCTTCGAGGTATCATACCCTCCTCTTGATGTTCCAAGAATGGTGCCCCCACGTTTATGGATATCATTTACAACCTTTGGAGTCAGGAGAATTGTATTCCTAGCATAAAAGCCCTTGTATCCTCCCTGTATCAATAAACCAAACAAGAAAATATTGCCAATCCGACTGCATCATGCAGAAATAATAAAACAGAGGACAGCTAATTGGAAGCAGAGCATGTAACAACATACTATAGGTGTCTGTTATTTACCTCTATCCCAAGAATTCTGTTGACACCATACATATCATGCAAGCCACAAACTAATTCCCTAATCACTGTGTTCAAACCAGGACATAGACCCCCGCAGGTTACAATACATGCATGCACTTCATCTGAGTCAAAGTACACCTGAGAAACAAAGCAGCGACATATAAAAGATCAAACATCCATCAATGCAAGAGTGAAgaaattaatgttaaaattCAAACCTTTTGACGAGGGCCTGCTCGTCTGAAGTGTGTTCCTCTTGGGCTCTCTTTTTGTACAACAATctgcaaaaatcaaaattgcaATGATGGATGGACTCATAATCATAAAGTGAAAGCAAGTGAATTTACTTCAAAACAAATTTGGGAAACTTACCTTTTGAGCTACAGTATCATCTGCGTTAACGAAATACTGCCTGGTACagcataattttattaaaaaagaaaattttagtttaatcatgtAAAGGCTAATTGTCAAAAACAgcaaaatttaagaatgtcCAAGTTGCACTAGACTTACTTCACAACTGAATAGGCAGGATTGTCTTGTAATGGGTTGGGGTATGTCTGCATGCATCAAACCAaactaatataagaaaagacaCATGTAAGATTAACAACAAACATACAAttccataaaaaaaagaaCGAAATTTATCAAACAGAAACACAAAACAACAGCATTACACGagcaaaaaagaaacacaaaAAAAGAATCTTTAGTTACTGGGAGATCAGATATGTAATCTGTGAAATGAGGAACATCTTCAAGAACGTAACCAGCTGGGCCAGCAACGGTTTTAGGCTCAGACTTTCTCATACTTTCTTTTGTAGAATCGTCTCCAGTAGTACAAATGGTAGAAGAATTGTTTGATGATGAGGAGAAGCTAGTAGTGAAGAAGTAAGGCCTGTGGCTATGATTATGTGTTGCATGAAACGAATTTGTAGGATCAAAGCACCGAAATCGTGGAGTGGAGAGTGAAGCAGAGCTAGAAATGGTGTccatttttatgatttttttgcTTGTATTGCAAGTGAGAGCCGGAGGGGGACGGAGAGGTCTATTTGTAGCCGTTGATTGGGGAGTTATTGGATGGTGGAGactgtttttaattttagttattgattccattaatgaaatttgagaaaagaaaaaagagtttaaaagaaaaggagaataaaaaaataggtAAAATGTGGCAGTTAAGAGTAGGAGGTGTCCATAAAATAGAAATGTGGTGAGAGGAGAAACATGGCAGGTGCCTCAAGGATAGAGGTTAAGATcctgcattttattttatttttcttattaatttaaatatattaatcgtCTATGCATACGActgttataataattaataaaaaattaattattttaaatatttttaactttttgattttattaatataataatataaaaattatttattaattatatttaatattataaattaacatatgaatataactaataatactatttttaaaattaaatttttttatctaattaataatttaatttattattaaatataatattagaaatataatttttaaataatatttttatattaaaataattatttaattataaaatttaattaatatactattacaatataattaatatactatttttagaataaatttaatattattatctgattaaaaaaatatttattagttaatatgatattataatataattaatatgctactattttttaaaatattattatttgattaaaaaattatttattagttaatatcatataaatataattaatattctatctcttagaattaggattaggaatataatgtattaatcaataaattaatagaaaaactataaatttaaatataacatgtcaaaataaaaattttatgtatcaaaaattaagcacacatattaaaaaaatctaaaattcagaaattaatatatataggtaataaataaaaaagtcagTGTCTCTTATGAAAAAATTGTACATCAAATCAAACCACTCTTCggtattaatataaaaataaatttaatttaagattagtgttttgtataaaatttaattaaaattttattagtaagttattttttttataaattaattttatgtttctattaaataattaaatcttattatattttatataataattatagtaatcaattcttatttaaattattaaataaataatagcacattaaatatttttattaatattaatttatataataaaattaaatatataactctTAGATGTTGTGGTAATAGAGTATGTCAgttttagtttataattttagtttacgattttaatctaataaataataactaattttaaaaataaaaagtaattaaaatatattatatgttcTCAGTCGGTTTCGGTCTAATTTAActgtaaattctttttctctatcatCACAGACATACATCTATTTAGTCATTAACCTATTAACTTGAGCAATATCACAATTATTCTCTAATTGTTTGTGATATATTGTTTCCTGGACTGAAAATTAAGTagttagataaatttatttttatataataatttatcaattttaaattttatataatgtaTTATGCTTTAagtatattagttaatatccattttaagtttttgattattttaataaattaatactttctaatatttattattttaattcattactaagtataaaaaaatcgacttaatataaaaaaattagttacaaaagaaaataacaattaattatatgcgtctataatattatcaaaCCAATTCGACAATGAATTCATGGAGGAAATAATTTGAGGTTAAACTGTTGGATCAATGGTTGAATCGctagtttttaaataataataatcaataatgataataaaaatagttatattcataatatagatgtataaatattaaatttcaaaagttcaaagttcttttatcttatataatttaaatcaataaataattaataacttattattttttgttaaaagatggaaatatttttttttattaatttaaaatatttaaaaaaatctaaagattttttatcttgaatgttttgactcacaaaattCATTGCTATTTATGCGGTGCTTACTCTTTACAGCAcgttttatgaattttaatgagttttcATAAGTTTTTTTCCATTTGGTTTTCAGTTGAACTAACTTTTTTGTCTttataaattacaatttagtttttagttgaACCAACTTTTTTATCTTCATAAATTATGATTTAACCGGGGCGGTTCGGTTCTAATAACACTGCGTGATCATGCCAccaaaaaagaacaaaacatcaaaatttaaaatttatttcctCCTGTCTCTTGACTGGCTTTCAAGGATAAAATTAGCTAAAACTTATCAAtgtaattaattgattaattaagtttatagCTCTTCTATAGTTTGCAGAGGGGTCTTATCTG is a genomic window containing:
- the LOC8273761 gene encoding ATP-dependent 6-phosphofructokinase 6 isoform X2 — protein: MDTISSSASLSTPRFRCFDPTNSFHATHNHSHRPYFFTTSFSSSSNNSSTICTTGDDSTKESMRKSEPKTVAGPAGYVLEDVPHFTDYISDLPTYPNPLQDNPAYSVVKQYFVNADDTVAQKIVVQKESPRGTHFRRAGPRQKVYFDSDEVHACIVTCGGLCPGLNTVIRELVCGLHDMYGVNRILGIEGGYKGFYARNTILLTPKVVNDIHKRGGTILGTSRGGYDTSKIVDSIQDRGINQVYIIGGDGTQRGASVIFEEIRRRGLKVAVVGIPKTIDNDIPVIDKSFGFDTAVEEAQRAINAAHVEAESFENGIGVVKLMGRYSGFIAMFATLASRDVDCCLIPESPFYLEGPGGLFEYIRKRLKEHAHMVIVIAEGAGQELLSESMRTMDKQDASGNRLLQDVGLWISQKIKDHFSQDQKMNITLKYIDPTYMIRAVPSNASDNVYCTLLAHSAIHGAMAGYTGFTVGPVNGRHSHIPFHILYFPCIFSRDGIHAEGE
- the LOC8273761 gene encoding ATP-dependent 6-phosphofructokinase 3 isoform X1; this translates as MDTISSSASLSTPRFRCFDPTNSFHATHNHSHRPYFFTTSFSSSSNNSSTICTTGDDSTKESMRKSEPKTVAGPAGYVLEDVPHFTDYISDLPTYPNPLQDNPAYSVVKQYFVNADDTVAQKIVVQKESPRGTHFRRAGPRQKVYFDSDEVHACIVTCGGLCPGLNTVIRELVCGLHDMYGVNRILGIEGGYKGFYARNTILLTPKVVNDIHKRGGTILGTSRGGYDTSKIVDSIQDRGINQVYIIGGDGTQRGASVIFEEIRRRGLKVAVVGIPKTIDNDIPVIDKSFGFDTAVEEAQRAINAAHVEAESFENGIGVVKLMGRYSGFIAMFATLASRDVDCCLIPESPFYLEGPGGLFEYIRKRLKEHAHMVIVIAEGAGQELLSESMRTMDKQDASGNRLLQDVGLWISQKIKDHFSQDQKMNITLKYIDPTYMIRAVPSNASDNVYCTLLAHSAIHGAMAGYTGFTVGPVNGRHSHIPFHRVNERRNKVVITDRMWARLLSSTNQPSFLDPMHVIEDKLEEEPESPLLDGENHADTTTAE